The Pectobacterium wasabiae CFBP 3304 DNA segment AGGATTACATTACGCGGTGTTACCGTCACTGGCACTCGGTATTCCAGCAGGCGGTTACCTTGGCCGGATTATTGCCGATGCGCTCTCCGCCACTTTTAGTGAGAACTGGTTAACGACCTGGAGCGTCGCGGGGGTGAACCGTCGCCATATCGCGCTGGCGGTGATGAAACGCACGCTGCCCAGCGTGATGCCGCTGGTCGGGCTGGTACTGGTATCGCTGACTGGCGGCGCGATTGCCGTCGAAAAAGTGTTCGCCATTCCTGGTCTGGGACGCGCCACTCTGGGTGCCGCTGCCGCGCAGGATCTCCCCGCATTGCAAGTCGGTGTGCTGATCTTACTCCTTATTGCCTCGCTAGCTGGCATGGTGGCTGGCGGTGTGCGGCTGCTGATTCTCGGACGCGCACTGCGCAGCGGAGCGATGCCCGTGCCGGAAGAACGCGGTAGTCCCGTGTCTCGTCACGCCATCTGGCTGCCGATTGTCTGCGTACTGCTGCTGGCACTTCTGCTACTCGCTGGCCTGCCGCGCGATCCCGTTACCTCCGCCTTTTTGCGCCTGCAACCGCCTTCATTCGCGCTACCCTTTGGCGCAGACGCCATGGGGCGTGATTTACTGGCGCGCGTCGCACACGGCACGTTGAATACCTGCTTGTTAGCGCTGGCGGTGTCGCTGGCTTGTCTCGCGATTGGTCTGTTGGTCGGGTTGTTCCCACGTCTGTTCACCGGCCCCATTGAAGTCACCAACGCCCTGCCACCGGTGATCGCCGGACTGCTGGTTGCCGCCGTCAATGGCCCAACGGCAACGGGTGCAGCGATTGCGGTCATCGCGGTTAGTTGGGCGCCACTCGCGGCCCATACGGCAGCGCTAGTCGCTGAAATTAATGCGCGCCCTTATATTCGAATGTTGCCGATACTCGGTATAGGATCAATACGGCGTAGCCTGTTCTATATTCTGCCCGCGCTGGCTGGTCCGCTTTTCCGCCACGCCATGCTGCGACTGCCTGGCATCGCGCTGGCGCTGGCATCGCTCGGCTTTTTAGGGCTGGGCGCGTCACCGCCGACGCCGGAATGGGGACGCGTATTGGCAGAAGGTATGCCGTATATCGAACGCGCCTTCTGGGGTGTGCTGGCACCGGCTGCCGCACTCGGCGTGCTGTCGATACTGGCCGTGAGCGCAGCGAATCTCTCCGGTCGCCACAAGCACTAGCCGCACGCTTCACTTCATGAGCACTTACCCGCCAGATTTGACGATGGCGGGTCAATGCATCTTCAGTTACGCTGTTAGCTAACCTCTGCCGAAGTACAAAATATGAAGAGTGTGAATAAAGGAGAGAACATGCATAGCAGCGAATCCCACATCAGCCTCACCGTCACTCAGGCTCTGGATAAACTGGAAGCGCTGTATGATGATGCCGTCTCGGCACTGCGCGACGCCATCGGAGACTTCATCAACCACGGTACGCTGCCCGATGCCAACGCGCGTGCAGCCGGGTTATTTTCCTACCCCGCCTTACGCGTGAGTTGGAACGGCGAATCGACCGGGCATCCGCGCCATCGTGCCTATGGGCGTTTTACCCATCCCGGCAGTTATTCTACCACCGTCACCCGTCCTACGTTTTTGCGCGCTTATCTGGCGGAACAGTTGATGCTGCTAGAGGGAGATTATGATGTCACTATTGAAGTCAGCCCGTCACAGCAGGAAATTCCGTTTCCCTACGTGCTCGACGGTTCCGATCTGATTCTTGACCGTTCCATGAGCGCTGGCATCGCGAAACATTTCCCGACCACGGAGCTGTCACAGATTGGAGACGAGACGGCTGATGGCCTGTATCATGCCACCACTACATCGCCATTGTCGCACTTTGACGCGCTGCGTACCGACTTCTCGCTGGCCCGCCTTCGTCACTATACCGGCACACCCGTAGAACACATTCAACCGTTCATCCTCTTCACCAACTATACCCGCTATGTTGACGAGTTTGTGCGCTGGGCCTGTGCGCAAATTGCCGATCCCGCTAGCCCGTATGAAGCGCTGTCCTGCGCGGGTGGCATCTATATCACCGCCGAGACGCCAAACCCCGAGCAGACGGTGTCCGATCTGGCCTGGAAGAACCACCAGATGCCCGCCTATCATCTGATTCCTCGTCAGGGTAAAGGGATTACGATGGTCAACATCGGCGTCGGGCCATCCAATGCGAAAACCATCTGCGATCATCTCGCGGTAATGCGCCCGCATGCCTGGTTGATGATCGGCCACTGCGGCGGCCTGCGCGAAAGTCAGTCTATTGGCGATTACGTACTGGCACACGCTTATCTGCGTGACGATCACGTTTTGGACGCTGTTTTACCACCGGATATCCCGATCCCCAGCATCGCCGAAGTGCAGCGCGCGTTGTACGACGCCACCAAGATGGTCAGCGGTATGCCGGGGGAAGAAGTGAAGCAACGCCTGCGCACTGGCACCGTTGTCACCACCGACGATCGCAACTGGGAGCTACGCTACGCCGCTTCCGCCCTGCGGTTTAATCTTAGCCGCGCCGTTGCCGTGGATATGGAAAGCGCGACAATTGCCGCACAGGGCTATCGCTTCCGTGTGCCTTACGGTACGCTGCTGTGCGTCTCGGATAAGCCGTTGCACGGTGAGATCAAACTGCCGGGACAGGCGAACCGTTTCTATGAAGGGGCGATTTCGGAGCATTTGCAGATTGGCATCTGCGCTATTGACCTGCTGAGGGCGGAAAGCGACAAGCTGCATTCGCGCAAGCTCCGCACCTTTAACGAGCCACCGTTCCGCTAATCGCATGATTTTTTGGTTAGGACAGGCGACCGCATTTATGCGCTCGCCTGAACTGGCCGCCACGTCCGTGGCACTTTCTTGATAGCGGCAAAGAGTGACGTTCAAGCGCCCATCTTAACGCCAGCAAGATAGGCTACTTACGCGCCGCAATCATTTTCGGGTTACGGTTGAAATAGCGTGTAAATGCCAGACTGAAATTAGCGGGATGCCGATAGCCGACTTGCCAGGCCGTCTGCGCCACCTGAAACCCCAACTCCAGTAGCTGGTGCGCGCGCTCCATTCGCATCCGTAATAGCATCTGCCCCGGCGTAGTTGCGAAACAACGGTGAAACCCAAGTTTGAGTCGGGATTCACTCATGCCCGCCTGCGCCGCAATGCAGGCCAGCGTCAGCGGTTCCGGCAGATGTTCCCGCATCCAGCAACATACCTGCTCCAACTGCTCTCGCTCTTGTGGATGAATAGCGTCACGCCTGTCTTTCGGTTGCAGGATATACCGATACTGTGACAGCAGGCTTAAGGCATGAATATGGCGATTCAGCGGATCGGCGTCACTACACAGCGCATTGACATGAATCTGACTGGCCGAAGATACCGATGTAAACGCGTGCAGTCGCACGTCATCGTCACTGAACAGTTGTGCCGCACAGGCCGAACCAAAATAGCGTGCCGCCGCTGTTTTCTCTACCAGCAGCCGCAACTGATCGACATGCGGTTGAGCCTGATAACGGCGTTCGCCCACACAGGAGCCAAACGTCGTGATAGTGACATGTTGCTCACGAAACCAGACCTGTGAGCCGCTGCTGTCGCAATAGGCCGACTCCCCTGCCAGCGCAAACGTCATAACCAGCATTGGCTGTGAATGTGGATTGTGGGTTTCCTCCACCCATGCACGACGTGGCCGGTATTGCGAGCGCGCTAACGACAGACCGGCATCAATACGGCTGAAATCCGACCAGCATTCACCAATATCGCCTGGCAAAGTGCGACGTGCACCTGAGATATCAACCTCACTCGCACAGCACCGATCGCCTGCTGGTTTTTCACTTCGCCTCTGTCGCTGTCTTTGCATCATCTTCCCTCGCCGTTTTGCATATGAAAAACGCCGTCTCGCATAACAATGAACATAATAACCATTCTCATTTATAGATAGCATATTCCCTATCGACTGACCATCCATGAGAAAGATCGCTTATGAACCCACTAGAGACACTATGGCAGCTTGCCGCCAGCAGCGTGAAAGCCGACGCTTTACATCTGGCGCTAGAACAGCAGATTTTCGACCGGTTGGAGGATGCCACCACGCCGGAACAACTGGCGGAAGCGCTGGGGTGGCAGCCGGAGAAAACCGGATTTCTGCTTGAGATCCTATGGAGTATGCAGCTTTTGACGCGCCATCATGGCAGTTATCGAACCGCATCCGCCAGCGCAGCCGTGCTCTGTCGCAGCAGTCCGCGCTTTTTGGGTGATGCCTGGCGTTTTCGCCTCACCAGCCTGCGCCAGTTTGGTCAGGGACTCCGCGACGGAATGCACCAGCCGCTGCCCACACAGTTGAGCGAATTACCGCGCGATGCGGCGTGGGCCAACGCGGCAGAACAGCAAATCGCGCAGGAGCAGCGATCGGTAACCGCAGACCTTGCCGATCAACTGATCTCCAGCCTGCCGGATTTCCCACAAATCAGGCACATTCTCGATCTGGGCGGTGGCCCCGGCTGGGTGACGATTACGCTGGCGCTACGCCACGCGCAGATCTCCGGCACAGTCTATGACCTGCCGCAAACCGCTGCCGTGGCACAGCGTAATATCGACAATGCCGGGTTATCCGCACGAGTGTCAGCACAAGGCGGGACGTTTCCCAGCGAAAAATACGATCTGATCTGGAGTTCCTCCTTCCTGCATTTTATCGAGGACATTCCCGCCATGCTGGCAACGCTTTACCACACACTCGCGCCAGAGGGAACGCTGGTCCTCGCACAGGCAGAAATTAGCGAAGAAGCCAACGCCGCTGCTCCGGTTCTGCCGTTTTATCTGCCGATGCAAATGAGTGGACGCCACGTCACACGAGAAGGACAACTTACACAGTGGTTATTGAAGGCGGGTTTTACCTCTGTCGAAACCCGACGTCATCAGGCATTTCCCATGGCGCCGTTAAATGTCCTGATTGCCCGTAAACACAGGTAATAGCGGTACGCCATAGCGTAGCGAAAATGCGGAGAGACAGATGCAAAAAGCCAGTCAGTGTGTGCTGACTGGCAAGTAAAACCTTTATGACACTGTCTATTTATTATACTTCCCTATTTCTTATATATCCCTGACATGCTGGCAGCCATAATTTTTATA contains these protein-coding regions:
- a CDS encoding ABC transporter permease subunit: MSESLYCRTCANINQTQRPRYGVLIPLFSRLLTLAGIVVLIGMLPWLSGQDPALALLRARSGEQEATAETLNAIRQSLGLDQGPLQLLLNWLTGLLHGDAGNSWVSGRPVLPGMLQAAGVSLTLMASSVLVAFTLATVLCVPTFRQGLRGHIHRSGGLFAALFTALPEFLLASFLLIVGAVWLQWFPPYGWLGLHYAVLPSLALGIPAGGYLGRIIADALSATFSENWLTTWSVAGVNRRHIALAVMKRTLPSVMPLVGLVLVSLTGGAIAVEKVFAIPGLGRATLGAAAAQDLPALQVGVLILLLIASLAGMVAGGVRLLILGRALRSGAMPVPEERGSPVSRHAIWLPIVCVLLLALLLLAGLPRDPVTSAFLRLQPPSFALPFGADAMGRDLLARVAHGTLNTCLLALAVSLACLAIGLLVGLFPRLFTGPIEVTNALPPVIAGLLVAAVNGPTATGAAIAVIAVSWAPLAAHTAALVAEINARPYIRMLPILGIGSIRRSLFYILPALAGPLFRHAMLRLPGIALALASLGFLGLGASPPTPEWGRVLAEGMPYIERAFWGVLAPAAALGVLSILAVSAANLSGRHKH
- a CDS encoding AMP nucleosidase, producing MHSSESHISLTVTQALDKLEALYDDAVSALRDAIGDFINHGTLPDANARAAGLFSYPALRVSWNGESTGHPRHRAYGRFTHPGSYSTTVTRPTFLRAYLAEQLMLLEGDYDVTIEVSPSQQEIPFPYVLDGSDLILDRSMSAGIAKHFPTTELSQIGDETADGLYHATTTSPLSHFDALRTDFSLARLRHYTGTPVEHIQPFILFTNYTRYVDEFVRWACAQIADPASPYEALSCAGGIYITAETPNPEQTVSDLAWKNHQMPAYHLIPRQGKGITMVNIGVGPSNAKTICDHLAVMRPHAWLMIGHCGGLRESQSIGDYVLAHAYLRDDHVLDAVLPPDIPIPSIAEVQRALYDATKMVSGMPGEEVKQRLRTGTVVTTDDRNWELRYAASALRFNLSRAVAVDMESATIAAQGYRFRVPYGTLLCVSDKPLHGEIKLPGQANRFYEGAISEHLQIGICAIDLLRAESDKLHSRKLRTFNEPPFR
- a CDS encoding helix-turn-helix transcriptional regulator; protein product: MMQRQRQRRSEKPAGDRCCASEVDISGARRTLPGDIGECWSDFSRIDAGLSLARSQYRPRRAWVEETHNPHSQPMLVMTFALAGESAYCDSSGSQVWFREQHVTITTFGSCVGERRYQAQPHVDQLRLLVEKTAAARYFGSACAAQLFSDDDVRLHAFTSVSSASQIHVNALCSDADPLNRHIHALSLLSQYRYILQPKDRRDAIHPQEREQLEQVCCWMREHLPEPLTLACIAAQAGMSESRLKLGFHRCFATTPGQMLLRMRMERAHQLLELGFQVAQTAWQVGYRHPANFSLAFTRYFNRNPKMIAARK
- a CDS encoding class I SAM-dependent methyltransferase; translated protein: MNPLETLWQLAASSVKADALHLALEQQIFDRLEDATTPEQLAEALGWQPEKTGFLLEILWSMQLLTRHHGSYRTASASAAVLCRSSPRFLGDAWRFRLTSLRQFGQGLRDGMHQPLPTQLSELPRDAAWANAAEQQIAQEQRSVTADLADQLISSLPDFPQIRHILDLGGGPGWVTITLALRHAQISGTVYDLPQTAAVAQRNIDNAGLSARVSAQGGTFPSEKYDLIWSSSFLHFIEDIPAMLATLYHTLAPEGTLVLAQAEISEEANAAAPVLPFYLPMQMSGRHVTREGQLTQWLLKAGFTSVETRRHQAFPMAPLNVLIARKHR